Proteins encoded together in one Ferroglobus placidus DSM 10642 window:
- a CDS encoding hydantoinase/oxoprolinase family protein: MRVGIDVGGTNTDIAVIGEEIKTAKIPNYLGFDAVFKKLSELVGEKKIKLIISTSVPLNLVVSKFDKIKAQVILFPGSGLNYERYGKQLRGAVNHRGDVVEDLDEKEVEEVLRENKADCLAIACKFSIRNPELELKAYEIAKKYYKEDEIALSHHIPVLNYPLRINTTIINAKLMKKVHEMVRAIRTRYDEIYFYKGDGGIIPYRIALNNPSELYNSSPAAVVFGAYFLTGEKDALVVDIGGTTTDFVFLKDGKPKIIERAIIGGLKSCVRCVESHSIPFGGDSLVEETVKPVRVSQPIAFGGDSFTLTDALNCLGYEIGDYKKSREAKKDGCERAVEDFVSIVAEKIKELKAEKIIGTGFLAPFLIKDIAKKAGVKYVIPEHCESANAVGVAVSRLSYTLYARFDTENKIAVYDGEATFIKDKIYGFPEDEELIQLAIDKLISIAKDFGEEVEEKDVKVLYFNSYVVVKGGIRRGKIADVIVQIEPGIREELT; the protein is encoded by the coding sequence ATGCGGGTAGGCATCGACGTAGGCGGGACGAACACGGACATAGCGGTTATTGGAGAGGAGATAAAGACGGCTAAAATTCCAAATTATTTGGGTTTCGATGCGGTTTTCAAAAAACTTTCCGAACTTGTTGGGGAAAAGAAGATCAAGCTGATAATCAGCACGTCTGTTCCACTAAACCTCGTCGTTTCCAAGTTTGATAAAATAAAGGCGCAGGTTATACTGTTTCCCGGTAGCGGATTGAACTACGAAAGGTACGGAAAGCAGCTAAGGGGGGCGGTAAACCATAGAGGAGATGTTGTCGAAGATCTGGATGAAAAAGAAGTAGAAGAAGTTTTAAGAGAAAACAAAGCTGACTGCTTAGCCATAGCGTGCAAGTTCTCGATAAGAAATCCGGAATTGGAGTTAAAAGCCTACGAGATAGCTAAAAAGTACTACAAAGAAGACGAGATAGCGTTGAGTCATCACATACCCGTTTTGAATTACCCGCTGAGAATAAATACCACGATAATAAATGCGAAGCTCATGAAAAAAGTTCACGAGATGGTTAGAGCTATCAGAACTCGTTACGACGAGATTTATTTTTATAAAGGGGACGGGGGGATTATACCGTATCGGATAGCCTTGAACAACCCTTCCGAGTTATACAACTCAAGTCCCGCCGCCGTTGTCTTTGGAGCGTACTTCTTGACAGGAGAGAAAGACGCACTTGTGGTCGACATAGGAGGAACTACAACAGATTTCGTTTTCTTAAAAGATGGAAAGCCAAAGATAATCGAGAGGGCGATCATAGGAGGGTTAAAAAGCTGCGTGAGGTGCGTGGAATCTCATTCAATTCCCTTCGGAGGAGACAGCCTCGTTGAAGAGACGGTAAAGCCGGTAAGAGTTTCCCAGCCGATAGCTTTCGGAGGGGACTCCTTCACGCTAACCGATGCGCTTAACTGTCTTGGCTACGAAATAGGAGACTACAAAAAATCGAGAGAGGCAAAGAAGGATGGCTGCGAGAGAGCTGTTGAAGATTTCGTCAGCATAGTTGCTGAGAAAATTAAGGAGCTCAAAGCGGAAAAAATAATCGGAACGGGATTTCTCGCTCCTTTTTTGATAAAAGACATAGCGAAAAAAGCTGGAGTGAAATACGTTATTCCCGAGCATTGCGAATCTGCTAACGCTGTAGGAGTGGCTGTGTCAAGGCTTAGCTACACTCTCTACGCAAGATTCGACACCGAAAACAAAATTGCCGTTTACGACGGAGAGGCAACATTCATCAAAGACAAGATATACGGATTCCCCGAGGATGAGGAGTTAATTCAGCTCGCCATAGACAAGCTCATTTCCATAGCCAAGGATTTCGGCGAGGAAGTTGAAGAAAAGGACGTCAAAGTTCTTTACTTCAACTCTTACGTTGTAGTAAAGGGTGGGATAAGGAGGGGAAAAATAGCCGACGTTATAGTCCAGATAGAACCCGGGATAAGGGAGGAATTAACTTGA
- a CDS encoding DUF2080 family transposase-associated protein, whose product MRRVEVKKGDFVLKEEVEVVFEKRVTPFGNSAKVDVPKRYIGWRAYVIVVRD is encoded by the coding sequence ATGAGGAGGGTTGAAGTGAAGAAGGGAGATTTTGTTCTGAAAGAGGAGGTTGAGGTTGTTTTCGAGAAGAGAGTCACGCCTTTCGGTAATTCAGCAAAGGTTGATGTGCCCAAGAGGTATATTGGGTGGAGAGCGTATGTGATTGTTGTCAGGGATTAA
- a CDS encoding histone deacetylase family protein, whose protein sequence is MKTGIVFHKKYLEHEQTPTHPERRERLAYTIDQLTEEGIFEDERIVLINPEPAKEEDVLRVHTREYIEFLKAASKTGGFIDFDTNVPVGLFEVAMLAAGGAIKAAKYVVEGKVRNAFAMVRPPGHHAKPYTGAGFCYINNVAVMVEWLKRRGFKRILILDWDAHHGDGTQEIFYEDDSVLFISTHQMPLYPGTGYPHEVGKGRGEGYTINIPLPPGTSDESYLYVFEKVIEPVAEEFKPEFIAISAGQDNHFTDPLTGLALTARGYAEMMKRAVDLAEKLCKGRLVAVLEGGYSVESALPYTNLGIIAALAGMDISNIREPAKILSELRWRKRDYASQKVRDTVAEVRSIHSKYWSCFR, encoded by the coding sequence TTGAAGACTGGAATAGTCTTCCATAAGAAATATCTGGAGCACGAACAAACGCCGACTCATCCGGAAAGAAGGGAGAGGTTAGCTTACACGATAGATCAGCTTACTGAAGAGGGAATTTTCGAAGACGAGAGAATCGTGCTAATTAATCCGGAGCCAGCTAAGGAAGAGGACGTTTTAAGAGTGCACACAAGGGAGTACATAGAATTCTTAAAAGCCGCGAGTAAAACCGGAGGCTTCATAGATTTCGACACGAACGTGCCAGTAGGATTGTTTGAAGTTGCTATGCTCGCAGCCGGAGGAGCGATAAAGGCAGCAAAATACGTTGTTGAAGGGAAGGTTAGAAACGCCTTCGCTATGGTTCGCCCTCCGGGGCATCACGCAAAACCCTACACCGGAGCCGGTTTTTGCTACATAAACAACGTGGCTGTGATGGTGGAGTGGCTGAAGAGAAGGGGTTTCAAGAGAATTTTGATACTCGATTGGGACGCCCATCACGGAGATGGCACTCAAGAAATTTTTTACGAGGACGATAGCGTTCTCTTCATTTCAACGCATCAAATGCCCCTCTATCCCGGCACCGGCTACCCTCACGAAGTTGGGAAAGGGAGAGGAGAGGGCTACACGATAAACATTCCTCTTCCTCCCGGGACTTCAGATGAAAGCTACCTCTACGTTTTCGAAAAGGTAATCGAACCGGTTGCTGAAGAATTTAAGCCAGAGTTTATAGCAATCTCCGCCGGACAGGACAACCACTTCACCGATCCCCTCACTGGTTTGGCTTTGACTGCCAGAGGGTACGCTGAGATGATGAAAAGAGCAGTCGACCTCGCTGAAAAGCTCTGCAAAGGAAGGCTCGTCGCAGTTTTGGAGGGAGGTTACAGCGTCGAAAGCGCTTTGCCTTACACGAACCTCGGAATTATCGCAGCTCTTGCCGGAATGGACATTTCAAACATAAGAGAGCCGGCTAAAATTCTTTCAGAGCTCAGATGGAGAAAAAGAGACTACGCAAGTCAGAAAGTAAGAGATACGGTGGCTGAAGTTAGGAGCATACATTCCAAGTACTGGAGCTGTTTTAGGTGA
- a CDS encoding formylmethanofuran--tetrahydromethanopterin N-formyltransferase: MKLEINGVPVEDTYCEAFDGIYSRLLITAKHRWLLKKAAYGSTALPSTVFGESEGGVEKFVSPEETPDGRQGAIIQIWVQKTKNFKDVLMRELGKRIRQGILVVPTTRLFNATQSENYIDAEINVGRCGDGYEWEEEMWGRKVIRIPIMFGEFIIERYLGYAEGIAGGNVWFFCESEEAALEAGEAAVEALKNMEGVITSFDICSAGSKPETKYPEIGPTTNHYYCPTLKGKIPDSKVPEGVKSIPEIVINGVNIEAVKKAMYVCLEVASKVDGVVKLSAGNYGGKLGQHKIYLKDIIEEYGE, translated from the coding sequence ATGAAGCTGGAAATAAATGGAGTTCCGGTAGAAGACACCTACTGCGAGGCTTTTGACGGGATATATTCCCGTTTGTTGATTACAGCAAAGCACAGGTGGCTTTTGAAGAAAGCAGCTTACGGCTCCACAGCTTTACCTTCTACGGTTTTCGGCGAGTCTGAGGGAGGAGTTGAAAAGTTCGTCTCGCCGGAAGAAACCCCCGACGGAAGGCAGGGGGCGATAATTCAGATATGGGTTCAGAAGACTAAGAACTTCAAAGACGTTTTGATGAGGGAGCTTGGAAAGAGAATAAGGCAGGGGATTCTTGTCGTTCCAACTACGAGGCTTTTCAACGCCACTCAGAGCGAGAACTACATAGACGCTGAAATAAACGTTGGAAGATGCGGTGACGGCTACGAGTGGGAGGAGGAGATGTGGGGAAGGAAGGTGATAAGAATCCCCATAATGTTCGGAGAGTTCATAATAGAACGATACCTCGGCTACGCTGAGGGAATAGCTGGAGGAAACGTGTGGTTCTTCTGCGAGAGCGAAGAGGCAGCGTTAGAAGCTGGAGAGGCTGCTGTTGAAGCTTTGAAAAACATGGAGGGAGTGATAACGTCTTTTGACATATGCTCCGCTGGAAGCAAACCCGAGACTAAATACCCTGAGATAGGTCCGACGACCAATCATTACTACTGCCCGACATTGAAAGGAAAAATTCCGGACTCAAAAGTTCCCGAGGGAGTGAAAAGCATTCCGGAGATAGTGATTAACGGAGTGAACATCGAAGCCGTGAAGAAAGCCATGTATGTTTGCCTCGAAGTGGCAAGCAAGGTTGACGGAGTCGTTAAGCTTTCAGCCGGAAACTACGGAGGGAAACTCGGACAGCACAAAATATACCTGAAAGATATTATAGAAGAGTATGGGGAGTAA
- a CDS encoding PRC-barrel domain-containing protein, whose product MIGEISSLFGMKVYTDEGRYVGKVDDVVIDVERRQIKSLAVSEVNKALINTRYRGVLIPYRLVKSVGDIIIIKDVFKRRAEKEKE is encoded by the coding sequence ATGATAGGAGAGATCTCATCGCTCTTCGGTATGAAAGTGTACACGGACGAAGGCAGATACGTTGGAAAAGTGGATGACGTTGTTATAGATGTCGAGAGGAGGCAGATAAAAAGCCTCGCAGTCAGCGAAGTTAACAAAGCTCTGATAAACACGAGGTACAGAGGAGTTCTAATTCCTTACAGGCTCGTAAAGTCGGTCGGAGACATAATAATAATCAAGGACGTGTTTAAGAGAAGAGCCGAGAAGGAAAAAGAGTAA
- a CDS encoding ISNCY-like element ISA1214-1 family transposase has translation MNLGFRVTGKFVRELLDVLDEIAEEIRQEEKEKYPYTEWERKREVVKERLRKLPEYVREAISVITVQKRVGRPKKVDLEKRVMLFLFARLMDKSNRDIEELLELFEPLFGIKVSYKTIERLYSDEEVRMALHNLFILLLREEGVSGDFSGDGTGYSLTITKHYRSNPKRKGKDFRYVFRIIDIDTGMYVGFGYSDRSEKDAFEKALGMLKSMGVKVNSISLDKYYSSRKTLRLFDAETAVYVIPKRNLARIGFDWLRVIERIVEAPYRFLKRYFKRNLSEAGFSADKRRFGWLIRQRREDRREMALFAVGLWHNIFAVRVMR, from the coding sequence ATGAACCTTGGATTCAGAGTGACAGGGAAGTTTGTAAGGGAACTTCTGGATGTTTTGGATGAAATTGCAGAGGAGATAAGACAGGAGGAGAAGGAAAAGTATCCGTACACAGAATGGGAGAGGAAGAGAGAAGTTGTTAAGGAAAGGCTGAGAAAACTCCCTGAATACGTTAGAGAGGCTATTTCTGTGATAACCGTGCAAAAGAGGGTGGGAAGACCAAAGAAAGTTGATCTGGAGAAGAGAGTTATGCTCTTTCTGTTTGCAAGGCTGATGGACAAATCAAACAGAGATATTGAGGAGCTTTTAGAGCTGTTTGAACCTTTATTCGGGATAAAGGTTAGCTACAAAACGATAGAAAGATTATACTCGGATGAAGAAGTTAGAATGGCTTTACACAACCTCTTCATCCTTCTGCTTAGAGAGGAAGGAGTTTCAGGAGATTTTTCAGGAGATGGGACAGGATACAGCCTAACCATCACTAAGCACTATAGAAGCAATCCTAAAAGGAAAGGTAAAGACTTCAGATACGTTTTCAGGATAATTGACATCGATACGGGAATGTACGTTGGCTTTGGCTATTCTGACAGATCTGAGAAAGATGCCTTTGAGAAGGCTTTAGGAATGCTCAAAAGCATGGGGGTGAAGGTAAACTCGATTTCTCTGGATAAGTATTACAGCAGTAGGAAGACTCTGAGGCTGTTTGATGCTGAGACAGCTGTCTACGTCATTCCAAAGCGAAATCTTGCCAGAATAGGATTTGACTGGTTGAGGGTTATCGAGAGGATTGTTGAAGCTCCTTATAGGTTTCTGAAGAGGTACTTCAAGAGGAACTTAAGTGAGGCAGGATTTTCTGCTGATAAGAGGAGATTTGGATGGTTGATAAGGCAGAGGAGGGAGGACAGGAGAGAGATGGCTTTGTTTGCTGTCGGGCTTTGGCACAACATATTTGCTGTGAGGGTGATGAGGTAA
- a CDS encoding thymidylate synthase, producing MLIESNPESLQKSLIGKILREGVEIESRFGEEIRIEPELLICEKPTYVQSFDESFGWKACEDSYLDRVENLIQTAAEKLKKTPYTRRVSLPVWRPEDHLCKTPPTVTEISFLYYFDSLHATAYVRSLDALNYFSANFDFVLHVLEEIARKAEMEIGSVALLVAAPHIYKRDTNRVEKHSYKDFYGFHKLGVHVIEDYESTAWHSALEVIYYNGFEKETEWGELFEGQKRSKFVHRLFVEVKNTRENKIHDKAPFTKKYAIDYAHNYVIYAAKLDKPVKEKILKEGEEYTYAERARYCERDEKKVDQLYECIKKLRENPYRRDCYVGISRVWDLTSDDPPCLRGYQFLKTRKFMGIFYMRSNDIYGAMHANMYAFSLLTDYVSQLINEREYKYYHFSVDAHIYEEFLDSVKEILEPETPSYISKA from the coding sequence ATGTTAATCGAGTCGAATCCTGAAAGTCTTCAGAAGAGTTTGATAGGGAAAATTCTGAGGGAAGGCGTAGAAATCGAATCGAGGTTTGGCGAGGAGATAAGAATTGAGCCCGAGCTCTTGATATGCGAAAAACCAACGTACGTGCAGAGCTTCGACGAAAGCTTCGGATGGAAAGCTTGCGAAGACTCGTATCTCGACAGAGTTGAGAACTTAATCCAAACTGCCGCTGAAAAGCTGAAAAAGACGCCTTACACGAGGAGAGTTTCTCTCCCAGTTTGGAGACCGGAAGACCACCTCTGCAAAACTCCCCCTACGGTAACGGAAATTAGTTTTCTTTACTATTTCGATTCTCTTCATGCTACCGCATACGTGAGAAGTTTAGACGCTCTAAATTACTTCTCCGCAAACTTCGATTTCGTCCTTCATGTGCTTGAGGAGATAGCAAGAAAAGCTGAGATGGAAATCGGCAGCGTAGCTCTTCTCGTAGCAGCGCCTCATATATACAAGAGAGACACTAATAGGGTAGAAAAACACAGCTACAAAGATTTCTACGGCTTCCACAAGCTTGGAGTGCACGTAATAGAAGATTACGAATCCACCGCTTGGCACTCAGCCCTCGAAGTTATATATTACAACGGATTTGAAAAGGAAACTGAGTGGGGAGAGCTATTTGAAGGGCAGAAAAGGAGTAAGTTCGTTCACAGACTTTTCGTTGAGGTGAAAAACACGAGAGAGAACAAGATTCACGACAAAGCCCCTTTCACGAAAAAGTATGCGATAGATTATGCGCACAACTACGTTATCTACGCAGCTAAGCTCGATAAGCCTGTGAAAGAGAAGATTTTAAAAGAAGGAGAAGAATACACTTACGCTGAAAGAGCGAGGTACTGCGAGAGGGATGAGAAGAAAGTCGATCAGCTGTATGAATGCATAAAGAAGCTGAGGGAAAATCCTTACAGGAGAGATTGCTACGTGGGAATTTCAAGGGTTTGGGATTTGACGAGCGACGATCCACCGTGTTTGAGAGGTTACCAGTTTTTGAAAACGAGAAAGTTTATGGGGATTTTCTACATGAGATCCAACGACATATACGGAGCTATGCACGCTAACATGTACGCCTTCTCCCTCCTCACGGACTACGTATCTCAGCTTATAAACGAAAGAGAGTACAAGTACTACCACTTTTCAGTTGACGCCCACATTTACGAAGAGTTCCTCGATAGCGTTAAAGAAATCCTCGAACCAGAAACTCCCTCTTATATTTCGAAGGCGTAA
- a CDS encoding 4Fe-4S binding protein, giving the protein MTTEVEFKAENCVGCGLCERVCPKGSITVTADGNFNVIIDDTCVNCGICAVYCQYGALNIDAPFTRLLEKVHYSKVNIEGCVYCGVCQANCPRDAITVRKIFDKDKIRHGYIRISEGCIECRNCVMFCPVDAVRIERGSPAINEDKCIYCEICEYVCPKNVIEIHCDSCKMQRDYAITGEIKISEACSTCGICREVCSFEAIRENKLFTGMHIYKQENCFGRDCQVCREVCPNNAIEYRYDGGKMVVFNERCNFCGACEKFCPGNAIEVKREVVGEYEDIHLPPERRYYKEKEHIVRISDACISCGICESLCKVASDNAFSINRGDIKPENCTSCGVCQANCPMEAITIIEKAA; this is encoded by the coding sequence ATGACGACCGAAGTGGAGTTTAAAGCCGAAAACTGCGTTGGGTGCGGGCTTTGCGAGAGAGTTTGCCCGAAAGGATCGATTACCGTAACTGCTGATGGTAATTTTAACGTAATTATCGACGATACTTGCGTTAACTGTGGCATTTGTGCGGTTTACTGTCAGTACGGAGCTTTAAACATAGACGCTCCGTTCACGAGACTTCTCGAAAAAGTCCACTACTCGAAGGTCAACATTGAAGGTTGCGTTTACTGCGGAGTTTGCCAAGCAAACTGCCCGAGAGATGCGATAACTGTCAGGAAGATTTTTGACAAGGATAAAATCAGGCACGGATATATAAGGATAAGCGAAGGATGCATCGAATGCAGAAACTGCGTTATGTTCTGTCCGGTCGATGCAGTCAGAATAGAGAGAGGTTCTCCAGCCATTAACGAGGATAAGTGCATATACTGCGAAATTTGCGAATACGTCTGTCCGAAGAACGTTATAGAGATACACTGCGATTCATGTAAAATGCAGAGGGATTACGCGATAACCGGCGAAATAAAAATTAGCGAAGCCTGCTCAACTTGCGGAATTTGCAGAGAGGTTTGCAGTTTTGAAGCTATTAGAGAAAACAAGCTTTTCACGGGCATGCATATATACAAGCAGGAGAACTGCTTCGGCAGAGACTGTCAGGTTTGCAGAGAAGTTTGTCCGAACAATGCAATAGAGTACAGATACGATGGAGGAAAGATGGTCGTTTTCAACGAGAGGTGTAACTTCTGCGGAGCGTGCGAAAAATTCTGTCCGGGAAATGCGATAGAGGTTAAGAGGGAAGTCGTCGGAGAATACGAGGACATCCACCTCCCGCCGGAGAGGAGGTACTACAAGGAGAAAGAACACATAGTCAGAATCAGCGACGCGTGCATCTCATGCGGAATATGCGAATCCCTCTGCAAAGTCGCCTCGGATAACGCTTTCTCGATTAACAGAGGTGATATTAAACCGGAGAACTGCACCTCCTGCGGAGTTTGCCAAGCAAACTGCCCGATGGAGGCGATAACGATAATAGAAAAAGCGGCTTAA
- a CDS encoding signal peptidase I: MVPLIEVLVAILGVSLVLLYNYKEDLVLVLRFSRIRSKVKDVIREKPSVRKKIVIAAIELSVFVFLIYLVLTMKIFWTVVVSNSMYPTFERGDMVLVQTIFVEPEKGDIVMFVREDVNLPVTHRVLDVKDGLVYTGGDASGPDSTPVPKDKIIGEVVTIFGKPVVVKGVGNYFILDAKELRDITPFGEEYLFYKSLVEVFRTYALAIIVIAIAAYLYLSFREITF, encoded by the coding sequence ATGGTTCCTTTAATAGAGGTACTCGTAGCCATCCTTGGAGTTTCGTTAGTTCTCCTCTACAACTATAAGGAGGATTTGGTGCTGGTGTTAAGGTTTTCAAGAATCAGGAGTAAGGTAAAAGATGTTATCAGAGAAAAACCATCTGTGAGAAAAAAGATTGTTATTGCGGCGATTGAACTCTCTGTTTTTGTGTTCTTAATTTATCTTGTGTTGACAATGAAAATCTTTTGGACGGTCGTCGTGTCTAACAGCATGTATCCGACTTTCGAGAGAGGAGACATGGTCCTCGTTCAAACAATATTTGTCGAGCCTGAAAAGGGAGATATCGTTATGTTCGTTAGAGAGGATGTGAATTTGCCAGTGACTCACAGGGTCTTAGATGTTAAGGATGGGCTCGTTTATACAGGAGGTGACGCGTCCGGTCCGGATTCGACGCCGGTACCTAAAGACAAGATCATTGGTGAAGTTGTGACGATTTTCGGAAAACCTGTAGTCGTTAAGGGTGTCGGAAACTATTTTATTTTAGATGCTAAAGAACTGAGAGACATCACGCCCTTTGGCGAGGAGTATCTCTTCTATAAGAGTTTGGTTGAAGTTTTTAGAACCTATGCTCTGGCAATAATTGTTATAGCGATTGCGGCTTATCTCTACTTGAGTTTTAGAGAAATTACTTTTTAA
- a CDS encoding DUF420 domain-containing protein: MGIFGTRASFFSDLSLILEFFVTFAFLSGYYFARKRKISPHYKTMLSAFILDVSFMVSYMVKSLVEGRTEFTGSEFVKIYVYLPTVIFHSIISIVVLILAAYTIYHGFRSTEKTNGRKMIEKEKKKHHKVGKLTILTWILSFASGLAVYYLLYVF; the protein is encoded by the coding sequence ATGGGAATTTTCGGAACGAGAGCGAGTTTCTTCTCAGATTTAAGCTTAATTCTCGAATTCTTCGTAACCTTCGCTTTCCTTTCCGGATACTACTTCGCGAGGAAGAGAAAAATTTCCCCCCACTACAAAACCATGCTATCCGCCTTTATCCTCGACGTCTCATTCATGGTTAGCTATATGGTAAAATCCCTTGTTGAAGGGAGAACTGAATTTACCGGCTCGGAGTTCGTAAAAATTTACGTTTACCTTCCAACGGTAATATTCCACTCAATAATCTCCATCGTCGTGTTAATCCTTGCTGCTTACACGATATACCACGGATTTAGGAGCACGGAGAAAACGAACGGAAGAAAGATGATCGAGAAAGAAAAGAAAAAGCATCACAAGGTTGGAAAACTAACGATCCTAACGTGGATTCTGTCTTTCGCTTCAGGTTTAGCAGTCTACTACCTCCTCTACGTCTTTTAA